The Clarias gariepinus isolate MV-2021 ecotype Netherlands chromosome 4, CGAR_prim_01v2, whole genome shotgun sequence genome window below encodes:
- the ndufa3 gene encoding NADH dehydrogenase [ubiquinone] 1 alpha subcomplex subunit 3 — MAGIGNFLRNAWNKEPVVTAACGLGIAALILPLVSPYTKYTVMLNKATPYNYPVPVRDDGNMPDVPAHPCDPQGRNLDWLKNM; from the exons ATGGCGGGTA TCGGGAATTTCCTGAGGAACGCGTGGAATAAGGAGCCCGTGGTGACGGCAGCCTGTGGCCTCGGCATCGCCG CGCTGATCCTGCCTCTGGTGAGCCCGTACACCAAGTACACGGTCATGTTGAACAAAGCGACGCCGTACAACTACCCAG TTCCTGTGCGAGATGATGGAAACATGCCCGATGTTCCCGCTCACCCGTGTGACCCACAGGGCAGAAACCTGGACTGGctgaaaaatatgtaa